The proteins below come from a single Macaca fascicularis isolate 582-1 chromosome 9, T2T-MFA8v1.1 genomic window:
- the TCTN3 gene encoding tectonic-3 isoform X1 — protein sequence MRTPQLALLQVFLLMFPDGVRPQPSSSPSGAVPTSLDLQPGTVGGTLQSSSEATATRPAMPGISTVVPTLVTPSAPGNRTVDLFPVLPICVCDLTPGACDINCCCDRDCYLLHPRTVFSFCLPGSVRSSSWVCVDNSLIFRSNSPFPSRVFMDSNGIRQFCVHVNNSKLNYFQKLQKVNATNFQDLAAEFGGESFTSTFQTQSPPSFYRAGDPILTYFPKWSVISLLRQPAGVGAAGLCAESNPAGFLESKSTTCTRFFKNLASSCTLDSALNAASYYNFTVLKVPRGMTDPQNMEFQVPVTLTSQANAPLLAGNTCQNVVSQVTYEIETNGTFGIQKVSVSLGQTNLTVEPGASLQQHFILHFRAFQQSTAASITSPRSGNPGYIVGKPLLALTGDVSYSMTLLRSQGNGSCSVNRHEVQFGVNAISGCKLRLKKADCSYLQQEIYQTLHGRPRPQHVAIFGNADPAQKGGWTRILNRHCNISAIICTSCCLIPVSLEIQVLWAYVGLLSNPQAHVSGVRFLYQCQSIRDSQQVTEVSLTTIVNFVDITQKPEPPRGQPKMDWKLPFDFFFPFRVAFSRGVSSQKCSVSPVLILCLLLLGVLNLETT from the exons ATGCGCACCCCACAGCTCGCGCTCCTGCAAGTGTTCCTCCTGATGTTCCCCGATGGCGTCCGGCCCCAGCCCTCTTCCTCCCCATCAGGGGCAGTGCCCACGTCTTTGGACCTGCAGCCAGGAACGGTTGGCGGAACCCTCCAGTCCTCTTCAGAGGCGACTGCAACTCGCCCAGCAATGCCTGGGATCTCTACAGTGGTCCCTACTCTCGTGACCCCGTCGGCGCCTGGGAATAGGACTGTGGACCTCTTCCCAG TCTTACCGATCTGTGTCTGTGACTTGACTCCTGGCGCCTGCGATATAAATTGCTGCTGCGACAGGGACTGCTATCTTCTCCATCCAAGGACAGTcttctccttctgccttcctgGCAGTGTAAG GTCTTCAAGCTGGGTTTGTGTAGACAACTCTCTTATCTTCAGGAGTAATTCCCCATTTCCTTCAAGAGTTTTCATGGATTCTAATGGAATCAGGCAGTTTTGTGTACATGTGAACAACT caAAATTAAACTATTTCCAGAAGCTTCAAAAGGTCAATGCAACCAACTTCCAGGACCTGGCTGCAGAGTTTGGAGGCGAATCATTCACTTCAACATTCCAAACTCAATCACCACCGTCTTTCTACAGG gcTGGGGACCCCATTCTTACTTACTTCCCCAAGTGGTCTGTAATAAGCTTGCTGAGACAACCTGCAGGAGTTGGAGCTGCGGGACTCTGTGCTGAAAGCAATCCTGCAG GTTTCCTAGAGAGTAAAAGCACAACTTGCACTCGTTTTTTCAAGAACCTGGCTAGTAGCTGTACCTTGGATTCAGCCCTCAATGCTGCCTCTTACTATAACTTCACAGTCTTAAAG GTTCCAAGAGGCATGACTGATCCACAGAATATGGAG TTCCAGGTTCCTGTAACACTTACCTCACAGGCTAATGCTCCTCTGTTGGCTGGAAACACTTGTCAGAATGTAGTTTCCCAG gtCACCTATGAGATAGAGACCAATGGGACTTTTGGAATCCAGAAGGTTTCTGTCAGTTTGGGACAAACCAACCTGACTGTTGAGCCAGGCGCTTCCTTACAGCAACACTTCATCCTTCATTTCAGG GCTTTTCAACAGAGCACAGCTGCTTCTATCACCAGTCCTAGAAGTGGGAATCCTGGCTATATAGTTGGGAAGCCACTCTTGGCTCTGACTGGTGATGTAAGTTATTCA ATGACCCTCTTACGGAGCCAAGGTAATGGAAGTTGCTCTGTTAACAGACATGAGGTACAGTTTGGAGTGAATGCAATATCTGGATGCAAGCTCAG GTTGAAGAAGGCAGACTGCAGCTACTTGCAGCAGGAGATTTATCAGACTCTTCATGGGAGGCCCAGACCGCAGCATGTTGCCATCTTTGGTAATGCTGACCCAGCCCAGAAAGGAGGGTGGACCAGGATCCTCAACAGGCACTGCAACATTTCA GCTATCATCTGTACTTCCTGCTGTCTCATACCAGTTTCCCTGGAGATCCAGGTATTGTGGGCATATGTAGGTCTCCTGTCTAACCCACAAGCTCATGTATCAGGAGTTCGATTCCTATACCAGTGCCAGTCCATACGG GATTCTCAACAAGTTACAGAAGTATCTTTGACAACTATTGTGAACTTTGTGGACATTACCCAGAAGCCAGAGCCTCCAAGGGGCCAACCGAAA